One region of Bombus affinis isolate iyBomAffi1 chromosome 3, iyBomAffi1.2, whole genome shotgun sequence genomic DNA includes:
- the LOC126914241 gene encoding mitochondrial sodium/calcium exchanger protein-like, translated as MGTYRYDDCSYVWNIPTEDRCRWVKETKDCFTDSVIQYTEILFCSFGSENTFLFAIGLVIMVIWLLYLFLILGTTADTFFHFLCLCSFCPSLAVIASVLQLSDNIAGVTILAFGNGAPDIFTSLVSGTDEGIIMFTELIGAGVFVTAIIAGSVAVVKPFRVLLKPLMRDACFYIVTVCWISYVIKDGTVHLWEAISFVLCYLLFISLVVIMQIYENREERLKSRIPSVPDPDILRTYLANKDKDIIPRIPVKGRAVSLRTKMDIAIAVELGKEQRQNRTTLPEEIVAEDVDRPKGLFKEFLYDINPIGEEDWTSANRLVKFILIIRSPVMLLLQLFIPLVNMTTVKRGWTKLLNCFQLCVTPTLSLFLLNVKNIFGQLSQLPSHFHPRSVVWKTHFGPVSVVPIFLVVGTVIGVIVFLMTHVDRVPKFHNAFAFFGFLAAMLTVYLVAGEVMAVLQCVGYAFSISDAMLGITLLAWGNSVGGEWNNIIVK; from the exons ATGGGTACTTACCGATAC GACGATTGTTCATACGTTTGGAACATTCCCACTGAAGATCGTTGTAGATGGGTGAAAGAAACCAAAGATTGTTTTACGGATTCCGTAATTCAATATACGGAAATCCTTTTTTGTTCCTTTGGTTCGGAGAACACGTTTTTATTCGCTATAGGACTGGTGATAATGGTCATATGGCTTTTATATCTGTTTTTAATTTTAGGAACTACTGCGGACA CATTTTTTCATTTCCTCTGTCTGTGTAGCTTCTGCCCGTCACTGGCGGTGATAGCCAGTGTTTTGCAGCTGTCGGACAATATAGCCGGGGTGACGATATTGGCATTCGGAAACGGTGCTCCTGACATCTTCACGTCCCTCGTATCGGGTACCGACGAAGGGATAATAATGTTCACGGAATTAATCGGCGCCGGTGTCTTCGTGACGGCGATTATCGCCGGCTCTGTTGCGGTAGTCAAGCCCTTTCGAGTCCTGTTGAAACCCTTGATGAGAGACGCATGCTTTTACATCGTTACGGTATGCTGGATCAGCTACGTCATAAAAGATGGCACGGTTCACCTTTGGGAAGCTATCA GCTTTGTTCTTTGCTACCTATTGTTCATCAGCCTGGTGGTGATAATGCAGATATACGAGAACCGGGAGGAGAGGCTAAAAA GCAGGATCCCAAGTGTACCCGATCCAGATATCCTGCGCACTTACTTGGCGAACAAGGACAAAGACATCATTCCCAGGATTCCCGTAAAGGGTCGTGCCGTTAGCTTGCGAACTAAGATGG ATATTGCAATTGCGGTCGAGCTGGGAAAAGAACAAAGGCAAAACAGAACAACACTGCCAGAAGAGATCGTGGCAGAAGACGTTGACAGGCCAAAGGGACTTTTTAAGGAATTTCTCTATGACATTAATCCGATAGGAGAAGAAGATTGGACAAGTGCAAATCGActcgttaaatttattttaatcataCGTTCGCCTGTCATGCTTCTTCTTCAATTATTTATTCCGCTTGTGAACATGACTACGGTAAAGAGAGGTTGGACCAAGTTGCTAAATTGCTTCCAGTTGTGTGTGACACCGACGTTGTCGTTGTTTCTATTAAACG TTAAAAATATCTTCGGTCAGCTATCACAACTGCCATCTCATTTTCACCCTCGTTCCGTAGTTTGGAAAACGCATTTTGGCCCGGTTTCAGTGGTGCCAATATTCCTGGTGGTCGGTACCGTAATTGGTGTAATTGTATTTCTAATGACCCACGTGGATCGCGTACCAAAGTTTCATAAC GCTTTTGCATTTTTCGGATTCTTGGCTGCTATGCTGACTGTCTATTTGGTAGCCGGGGAGGTGATGGCAGTCCTCCAATGTGTAGGATACGCTTTCAGTATATCGGACGCCATGCTCGGTATTACGTTGCTCGCGTGGGGAAACAGCGTAGGTGGTGAGTGGAACaatattattgtaaaataa